A genomic segment from Sphingopyxis sp. DBS4 encodes:
- a CDS encoding TonB-dependent receptor, producing the protein MGDDDMNRKLLSRLVGSASLLAIAPITAAAAQTSVTAPQSSEPEAGADEIIVTATKRAESLSDVPMSITAASGEALTSAGVVDTTQLIKIVPGFTVNTTQYGAPSYSLRGVGFNEASLGALPSVSVYNDEASLPFAVMTATPIFDLQRVEVLKGPQGTLFGQNATGGAINYVANTPTNSFEAGIRGSYSRFNTIEGQAFVSGPLSDTLAARIAISGARSNAWQYSSTRNDEIGRQRKLAGRAILDWTPSSDLKISLRVSGSLDKSDPQTPQFVQPYPQFVLGYVDPRVLTYPNPRDSNRATDFDAGVDFRRNDRMFQSTLRIDYTLGDNFTLTSLTNFAHMKFLNFRDIDGTYLPLVHYDTRGRLRTFGEELRLSGEVGRFNFIVGANYQEDRAKEAARALFPNFSSAYAFVDSFGPTAYFGALTNKSTQSYRTIAGFANLEYHPTDTITISAGLRYSDVKHRLWDACSSDEGDGTAATAFGLLNGAVGGPGPSAFAPGQCVTAGPNLVPGPTEDSFSENNLSWRGSLNWKATDDLLLYTTVSRGFKSGSYLNASVLDYRVYLSPVKQEKLTSYEAGAKLSVGQQLRFNAAAYYYDFRNKQLLGTTNNPIFGPLPTLVNVPKSRVIGFDLDAVWKPTDLITLTGALNRTSSKIKSNFFLPPATGGRIDDPATGTQDIRGRPFNFAPKWNATFDAEFGWHAFTGINGFFGGSIIYNSKTDAEITDNSSATGRSLTYIKSYATLDLRLGLRSDRGDWEASLFGRNVTSTYYWQNVAHISDTLVRYTGLPASYGISVNYNF; encoded by the coding sequence ATGGGAGATGATGATATGAATAGGAAGCTTCTGTCCAGATTGGTGGGTAGCGCGTCGTTGCTGGCGATTGCTCCCATAACCGCAGCCGCCGCCCAGACGAGCGTGACAGCTCCGCAAAGCTCCGAACCGGAGGCGGGAGCTGACGAAATCATCGTCACCGCGACCAAGCGCGCCGAGTCGCTAAGCGACGTCCCGATGTCGATCACCGCAGCCAGCGGGGAAGCGCTCACATCGGCCGGCGTCGTCGACACGACCCAGTTGATCAAGATCGTACCCGGCTTCACGGTCAACACGACGCAATATGGCGCTCCGTCATACAGTTTGCGCGGTGTTGGCTTCAACGAAGCTTCGCTAGGCGCATTGCCGTCGGTGAGCGTCTATAATGACGAAGCGTCGCTTCCCTTCGCTGTGATGACGGCCACGCCGATCTTCGATCTGCAACGCGTGGAAGTTCTCAAAGGTCCTCAAGGTACGCTCTTCGGCCAGAATGCGACGGGCGGCGCGATCAACTATGTCGCGAACACACCGACGAACAGCTTCGAAGCAGGGATTCGCGGCAGTTACAGCCGGTTCAACACGATCGAAGGTCAGGCTTTTGTCAGTGGACCGCTTAGTGACACGCTGGCCGCTCGCATCGCCATTTCGGGCGCGCGGTCGAATGCCTGGCAGTATAGCAGCACGCGCAATGACGAGATCGGCCGCCAGCGGAAACTCGCCGGACGCGCGATCCTCGACTGGACTCCGTCGAGCGACCTCAAAATCTCCCTCCGTGTCAGCGGGTCACTCGACAAATCAGATCCCCAGACTCCGCAATTTGTTCAGCCTTATCCGCAATTCGTCCTCGGCTATGTAGATCCCCGAGTGCTCACCTATCCCAATCCGCGTGATAGCAACCGTGCCACCGACTTCGATGCGGGCGTCGATTTTCGCCGCAACGATCGGATGTTCCAGTCCACCCTGCGCATCGACTATACGCTGGGCGACAACTTCACTCTGACGTCGCTGACCAACTTCGCTCATATGAAGTTCCTGAATTTCCGCGATATCGACGGCACCTATCTGCCGCTCGTTCACTATGACACGCGCGGACGCCTGCGGACCTTCGGGGAGGAGCTTCGCCTGTCGGGAGAGGTCGGCCGGTTTAACTTCATTGTCGGCGCCAATTATCAGGAAGATCGTGCGAAGGAGGCCGCCCGCGCCCTGTTCCCGAACTTTTCGTCGGCCTATGCTTTCGTCGATTCATTCGGGCCCACCGCCTATTTTGGCGCACTCACCAACAAGTCGACGCAGAGCTACCGCACGATCGCGGGCTTCGCGAACCTGGAATATCATCCGACCGACACCATCACGATCTCCGCCGGCTTGCGCTATTCGGACGTCAAGCACAGGCTGTGGGATGCCTGCTCGTCCGACGAAGGGGATGGAACCGCAGCAACGGCCTTCGGCCTGCTGAACGGAGCTGTCGGCGGACCCGGCCCATCGGCGTTTGCCCCGGGGCAATGTGTCACCGCCGGTCCGAATCTTGTACCCGGGCCGACCGAAGACTCGTTCAGCGAGAACAACCTCTCGTGGCGCGGCAGCCTGAACTGGAAGGCGACCGACGACTTGCTGCTGTACACGACGGTCAGTCGCGGCTTCAAATCGGGCAGTTATCTGAACGCATCGGTGCTCGATTACCGCGTCTATCTCTCGCCCGTGAAACAGGAGAAGCTCACCTCCTATGAAGCGGGCGCGAAGCTCTCGGTCGGGCAGCAGCTGCGCTTCAACGCGGCGGCCTATTATTATGACTTCCGCAACAAGCAGTTGCTCGGCACCACGAACAATCCGATCTTTGGACCTCTGCCCACCTTGGTGAACGTTCCGAAATCGCGCGTGATCGGTTTCGATCTCGATGCGGTCTGGAAGCCTACCGATCTCATTACCCTGACCGGCGCACTGAACCGCACCAGTTCCAAGATCAAGTCGAACTTCTTCCTGCCGCCGGCGACGGGTGGACGCATCGACGACCCGGCAACGGGCACCCAGGACATCCGGGGGCGGCCTTTCAATTTCGCGCCCAAGTGGAACGCTACCTTCGATGCCGAGTTCGGCTGGCACGCCTTTACCGGCATCAATGGCTTCTTCGGTGGCTCGATCATCTACAACAGCAAGACCGATGCGGAAATCACCGACAACAGCTCCGCGACCGGCAGATCGCTGACCTACATCAAATCCTATGCCACGCTGGATCTCAGGCTGGGATTGCGCAGCGACCGCGGCGACTGGGAGGCCAGTCTGTTCGGGCGCAACGTGACCAGCACCTATTATTGGCAGAATGTCGCGCACATCTCCGACACACTGGTTCGCTATACAGGCCTTCCGGCGAGTTACGGCATTTCCGTAAACTATAATTTCTGA
- a CDS encoding acyl-CoA dehydrogenase family protein produces MFELSPKAADYKTRLEAFMADHIYPNEDLFYAQTEQLGPWSFQPVVEELKVHAKTAGLWNLFLPDKELGAGLSNLEYAPLCEVMGRSHLAPEVFNCSAPDTGNMETIWRYGTEEQKARWLTPLLAGQMRSAFAMTEPEVASSDATNIESNIRRDGDEYVINGRKWYTTGATDPRCQILIFMGKSDPTNEDRHSQQSMILVPKDTPGVRVVRPLSVMGTYAIPDRAAEVVFQNVRVPASNMLLGEGRGFEIAQGRLGPGRIHHCMRLIGLCERILERMCRRVQGRTPFGSELSRQSVTMERIAEARVMIEQIRLLTLKAAWMMDTVGNKAALAEIGMIKIAAPSVACRIIDWAMQAFGGGGTSMDHYLSACYATARLLRLADGPDEVHRNQLARLEFKRHAATDPRVTGGHGNVLPLEEVERRFAYLRPGNPGYLWD; encoded by the coding sequence ATGTTCGAATTATCGCCGAAGGCGGCAGACTATAAGACGCGGCTCGAAGCCTTCATGGCCGACCATATTTATCCGAACGAAGACCTGTTCTATGCCCAGACCGAGCAATTGGGCCCATGGAGCTTCCAACCGGTCGTTGAGGAACTCAAGGTTCACGCAAAGACGGCGGGTCTGTGGAACCTGTTCCTGCCCGACAAGGAATTGGGGGCCGGGCTTTCCAACCTTGAATATGCGCCGCTTTGCGAAGTCATGGGACGTTCTCATCTGGCGCCGGAGGTTTTCAACTGCTCGGCGCCCGATACGGGCAATATGGAAACAATCTGGCGCTATGGAACGGAGGAGCAGAAGGCGCGGTGGCTTACGCCTTTGCTCGCCGGTCAGATGCGGTCCGCATTTGCCATGACCGAACCGGAAGTCGCGTCTTCGGATGCCACAAATATCGAGAGCAATATCCGTCGGGATGGCGATGAATATGTCATCAACGGCCGCAAATGGTATACCACCGGGGCCACCGACCCCCGCTGCCAAATCTTGATCTTCATGGGTAAAAGCGACCCGACGAACGAAGATCGCCATTCACAACAATCGATGATCCTCGTTCCCAAGGATACGCCGGGCGTCCGCGTCGTACGACCCCTTTCTGTGATGGGAACCTATGCCATTCCTGATCGCGCGGCGGAGGTGGTATTCCAGAACGTGCGGGTGCCCGCATCCAACATGCTGCTTGGCGAGGGACGCGGATTCGAAATCGCTCAAGGCAGGCTCGGCCCTGGCCGCATTCATCACTGCATGCGGCTCATCGGCCTGTGCGAACGCATCCTCGAGCGTATGTGCCGGCGCGTCCAGGGACGCACTCCGTTTGGAAGCGAACTGTCGCGTCAGTCCGTCACGATGGAGCGCATCGCGGAGGCACGCGTGATGATCGAGCAAATCCGCCTGCTGACGCTGAAGGCTGCGTGGATGATGGACACCGTCGGCAACAAGGCCGCCCTGGCAGAAATCGGGATGATCAAGATTGCCGCTCCGTCGGTAGCCTGCCGGATTATCGATTGGGCGATGCAGGCATTTGGTGGCGGGGGCACCAGCATGGACCATTATCTGTCCGCCTGTTATGCGACCGCCCGCCTTCTCAGGCTCGCGGACGGCCCCGACGAGGTTCATCGCAACCAGCTCGCCCGGCTTGAATTCAAGCGTCATGCGGCGACCGACCCGCGCGTGACTGGCGGGCACGGCAACGTCCTCCCACTTGAAGAGGTCGAACGGCGCTTTGCCTATCTCCGGCCGGGTAATCCCGGTTATCTTTGGGACTAG
- a CDS encoding SDR family NAD(P)-dependent oxidoreductase, giving the protein MAEDLMVGRVDGKVALITGAGSGVGRAVMMRFAEEGAIVIGVGRTTATIEETASLVKAKGGVAYAHVADLSESAPIEAVVSDVVREFGRIDCLVHAAGVGYSWAEKSPGSMNDVATTSPEKWREVIGINLDGFYHASHAVLPHMIASSGGSIVAVASISGMVGLPVAHAYCAAKAGVINLTRAMATAYAEKNIRTNCIAPGFIATPMVESVLSVFEDRDAALAITPMGRPGTPEEMANGCLYLASDEASYCNGSVLVIDGGSTARQ; this is encoded by the coding sequence ATGGCAGAGGATTTGATGGTGGGAAGAGTTGACGGGAAAGTCGCGCTCATCACCGGCGCCGGAAGCGGTGTTGGACGCGCGGTCATGATGAGATTCGCAGAAGAAGGCGCTATCGTCATTGGCGTTGGACGAACGACTGCCACTATTGAAGAGACCGCTTCCCTGGTAAAGGCCAAAGGCGGCGTAGCCTATGCCCATGTGGCCGACCTGAGCGAGAGCGCGCCGATCGAGGCCGTGGTTTCGGATGTGGTCCGGGAATTTGGCCGGATCGATTGCCTCGTTCATGCGGCGGGTGTCGGGTACAGCTGGGCTGAGAAGAGCCCCGGTTCGATGAATGACGTGGCCACCACCTCACCAGAGAAGTGGCGCGAAGTCATCGGCATCAACCTCGATGGCTTCTATCATGCCTCGCATGCCGTGCTGCCGCATATGATCGCAAGCAGCGGCGGATCGATCGTTGCCGTTGCGAGCATATCGGGAATGGTCGGATTGCCCGTTGCGCACGCCTATTGCGCAGCGAAGGCAGGCGTCATCAACCTGACCCGGGCCATGGCGACGGCCTATGCCGAAAAGAATATCCGCACGAACTGCATCGCTCCGGGTTTCATCGCCACTCCCATGGTGGAATCGGTGCTGTCGGTTTTCGAAGATCGTGATGCGGCCCTGGCGATCACTCCCATGGGGCGCCCGGGGACCCCTGAAGAAATGGCCAATGGCTGCCTGTATCTGGCGTCGGATGAAGCATCATATTGCAACGGCTCGGTCCTGGTGATCGATGGCGGCTCCACGGCCCGTCAATAG